The proteins below come from a single Mucilaginibacter mali genomic window:
- a CDS encoding glycoside hydrolase family 2 TIM barrel-domain containing protein yields the protein MYKYTIRAIIICLFFCGQIFAQGRIVQSVNSNWNFHKGDIAAGAKTDWEKVSLPHSWNTADVYDDTPGYYRGIGWYKKTLYIPAAWKNKSIYLYFEGANQITEVFVNGKPAGKHIGGYTAFSFSINQYLNLSDSLSANEVTVKVDNSHNADIPPLSADFTFYGGIYRDVYLVAANPVHFDMDDHASAGIRVKTPVVDNAKASVSIGGSICNTSAQKQNLKVVSEVIDAEGKIINKTEQKLIINASGKQAFDQQQTVPQPHLWSPEDPYLYHVVTRITDAKTGETLDEQSNPLGLRWFSFDADKGFMLNGKPVKLMGANRHQDYKDMANALPNALHERDMHLLKDMGANFIRIAHYPQDPAVLEACDRLGILASVEIPIVNSITESAGFTQNCLNMQTEMIRQNFNHPAVIIWTYMNEVLLRPQFQGDRQKTYFANVAKLAKSIDSLSRAEDPARYTMIPCHGAYALYNSVGLTRIPQIVGWNLYNGWYSAGLNGFEEFMDKFHKENPKTPFIITEYGADADSRSHSMKPERFDKSIEYEVMYHAHYIKQMMQRPFVAGAAIWNLVDFNSEGRAESTPHVNSKGITTETRDPKETYFLYQANLLTSPYIKIGGNQWKLRSGMSTDGATCTQPLTVFSNQPSVTLWLNGKTLGSANVVDHMAVFNVPFINGINKLRAIGTGVNTSDDQVVDFKLLPTQLNDTRIPFTELNVSLGDTRYFVDDKLQQVWLPEQAYTKGGWGYVGGEPLKSGGGRTSMGSDKDIFGTGYDPVYETQRLGIEAFKADVPDGKYEVTLHFAELQAKSNGELLVYNLGNDAKQTATVKSRAFDVSVNGQSFINALGSANYLEPQMAYSTSTVVVAKGGQGITIGFKPLSGQTILNAAQIKKIY from the coding sequence ATGTATAAATATACCATTAGGGCAATTATCATCTGCCTGTTTTTTTGCGGACAAATTTTTGCGCAGGGCCGCATCGTTCAATCGGTAAACAGTAACTGGAATTTTCATAAGGGCGATATCGCCGCCGGTGCTAAAACCGATTGGGAAAAGGTGTCTCTCCCCCACAGTTGGAACACCGCCGATGTTTACGACGATACCCCCGGCTATTACCGCGGCATCGGCTGGTATAAAAAAACGCTATATATCCCTGCCGCATGGAAAAATAAAAGCATCTACCTGTACTTTGAGGGTGCCAACCAGATAACCGAAGTTTTTGTGAACGGCAAACCGGCCGGTAAGCATATTGGGGGTTATACCGCGTTCAGTTTCTCCATTAACCAATACTTAAATTTAAGCGATAGTTTGAGTGCCAACGAGGTTACCGTTAAGGTTGATAACAGCCACAACGCCGATATCCCACCGCTGAGTGCCGACTTTACCTTTTATGGCGGCATCTATCGCGATGTATATTTAGTGGCCGCCAACCCGGTACATTTTGATATGGACGATCATGCGTCGGCAGGCATCCGCGTTAAAACGCCTGTGGTTGATAACGCAAAGGCGTCTGTTAGCATTGGTGGGAGCATCTGCAATACATCAGCCCAAAAACAAAACCTGAAAGTAGTTAGCGAAGTGATCGACGCGGAGGGCAAGATCATCAATAAAACCGAGCAAAAGCTTATTATAAACGCGTCGGGCAAGCAGGCATTCGATCAACAGCAAACTGTACCACAGCCGCATTTATGGTCGCCGGAAGATCCTTATTTGTATCATGTGGTTACCCGTATCACCGATGCCAAAACCGGCGAAACCTTAGACGAGCAAAGCAACCCGCTGGGCTTGCGCTGGTTTAGTTTTGATGCCGATAAAGGTTTTATGCTGAACGGCAAGCCGGTTAAACTGATGGGCGCCAACCGCCACCAGGATTATAAAGACATGGCCAATGCCCTGCCCAACGCCTTGCACGAACGTGATATGCACCTGCTAAAGGATATGGGCGCCAACTTTATCCGCATAGCCCATTATCCGCAGGATCCTGCCGTACTGGAAGCCTGCGACCGACTGGGCATACTGGCATCGGTAGAGATCCCTATTGTGAACAGCATTACCGAATCGGCAGGGTTCACGCAGAACTGTTTGAATATGCAGACCGAGATGATCCGCCAGAATTTTAACCACCCGGCGGTCATCATCTGGACCTATATGAACGAGGTGCTGTTGCGCCCGCAATTCCAGGGTGATCGGCAGAAAACCTATTTTGCCAACGTAGCCAAACTGGCTAAGAGCATCGATTCGCTGAGTCGTGCCGAAGACCCGGCACGTTATACCATGATCCCCTGCCATGGCGCTTATGCGCTTTATAACAGCGTTGGCTTAACCAGGATCCCGCAGATAGTAGGCTGGAATTTATATAACGGCTGGTACAGTGCGGGCCTTAACGGTTTTGAGGAGTTTATGGATAAGTTTCATAAAGAGAACCCCAAAACCCCATTCATTATTACCGAATACGGCGCTGATGCCGATTCCCGCAGCCACAGCATGAAGCCTGAGCGCTTTGATAAATCGATAGAATATGAAGTGATGTACCACGCCCATTACATCAAACAGATGATGCAGCGCCCTTTTGTGGCCGGCGCGGCGATATGGAATTTGGTCGATTTTAACTCGGAAGGCCGGGCTGAATCTACCCCACATGTCAACAGCAAGGGCATCACCACCGAAACCCGCGACCCTAAGGAGACTTACTTTTTATACCAGGCCAACCTGTTGACATCTCCATACATTAAAATAGGCGGTAACCAGTGGAAGCTGCGCTCGGGTATGAGTACCGATGGCGCTACCTGCACACAGCCGCTTACCGTTTTCAGCAATCAGCCATCGGTTACATTATGGCTTAACGGCAAAACCCTGGGCAGCGCGAATGTAGTAGATCATATGGCGGTATTTAACGTTCCATTTATAAATGGCATTAACAAGCTACGGGCTATCGGTACCGGGGTTAACACCAGCGATGACCAGGTTGTAGATTTCAAACTCCTCCCTACCCAACTGAACGATACCCGCATCCCCTTTACCGAACTGAACGTTAGCCTTGGTGATACCCGTTATTTTGTTGATGATAAACTGCAACAGGTTTGGCTGCCCGAACAAGCCTACACCAAAGGCGGATGGGGTTACGTTGGCGGCGAGCCATTGAAAAGCGGCGGTGGCCGTACCAGTATGGGATCGGACAAGGATATCTTCGGCACCGGTTATGACCCGGTTTACGAAACCCAGCGTTTGGGTATCGAAGCTTTTAAAGCCGACGTGCCTGATGGCAAATACGAAGTAACACTGCACTTTGCCGAGTTGCAGGCCAAATCAAATGGCGAGTTGCTGGTATACAATTTGGGGAACGATGCAAAGCAAACCGCTACGGTTAAATCGCGCGCGTTTGATGTTTCGGTGAACGGGCAGTCGTTTATTAACGCCCTGGGCAGCGCTAACTATCTTGAGCCGCAAATGGCCTATTCTACCAGCACGGTTGTGGTGGCAAAGGGCGGACAAGGCATCACCATTGGCTTTAAACCACTAAGCGGACAAACCATATTAAATGCTGCGCAAATAAAAAAAATATATTAA
- a CDS encoding DNA polymerase III subunit gamma/tau: MENFIVSARKYRPATFETVVGQQHITNTLKNAIKNNQLAQAFLFCGPRGVGKTTCARILAKTINCENLQPNGEACGECNSCKSFQNGNSFNIHELDAASNNSVDDIRNLIDQVRIPPQGARYKVYIIDEVHMLSQAAFNAFLKTLEEPPHYAIFILATTEKHKILPTILSRCQIFDFNRIRVEDMANHLAGIAVKESIKYEDDGLHIIAQKADGGLRDALSMFDQIVSFSGGNVTYSSVIDNLNILDYDYYFSITDSLLKEDTAKVLLLFDEILSKGFDGAHFISGLTAHLRNLLVGKDSGTLKLLEVSEGIRNKYLQQSQATSVSFLLSAMAIANQCDLNYRLSKNQRLQVELALLKICHLPSAFSLAAMPEGQLKKKPDTSAIAPVSEQKTPVSAPPAVPVTQVQQTAAPISQPVSASVSSMPAAQTQQALATPPPVEKPKVFVPNSGSSSMSIKIPSFSDMGKQVEEEAANDDDPYLKGTDKESFTYDEFLKCWADYTAKLKKDNKPTLVTIFSGDAPKQLGPVDYEIAVSTKAQEAAFREEKPNLLNYMRTTLKNFDLTVITRVDEHMVSKRPYTAVEKFQHMAAKNPQLMELRKKFNLDVE, from the coding sequence GTGGAGAATTTTATTGTTTCGGCCCGAAAATACCGCCCCGCTACATTTGAAACCGTTGTAGGTCAGCAGCATATTACCAATACGCTGAAGAATGCAATTAAAAATAATCAGCTGGCGCAGGCATTTTTATTCTGCGGGCCGCGTGGGGTGGGTAAAACAACATGCGCGCGTATCCTGGCAAAAACCATTAACTGCGAGAATTTGCAGCCCAATGGCGAAGCCTGCGGCGAGTGCAATTCGTGCAAGTCGTTCCAGAACGGAAATTCTTTTAACATTCATGAGCTGGATGCAGCATCGAATAACTCTGTAGATGATATCCGTAACCTGATAGACCAGGTGCGCATACCGCCACAGGGTGCAAGATATAAGGTATATATCATCGATGAGGTGCACATGCTATCGCAGGCGGCTTTTAACGCCTTCCTGAAAACGCTGGAAGAACCCCCGCATTACGCCATCTTTATTCTGGCCACTACCGAGAAGCATAAGATATTGCCCACCATCCTGTCGCGTTGCCAGATCTTTGACTTTAACCGTATAAGGGTTGAAGATATGGCCAACCACCTGGCCGGGATCGCCGTAAAAGAGAGCATTAAATACGAGGACGATGGCCTGCACATTATTGCCCAAAAGGCAGATGGTGGTTTGCGCGATGCGCTCTCGATGTTCGATCAGATCGTTAGCTTTTCGGGCGGTAACGTTACTTACAGTTCGGTTATCGATAACCTGAACATCCTTGACTATGATTACTATTTCAGCATTACCGACAGCCTTTTAAAGGAAGATACGGCCAAGGTTTTATTACTGTTTGATGAGATATTGAGCAAGGGTTTCGACGGCGCGCACTTCATCAGCGGCCTTACCGCCCACCTGCGCAACCTGCTGGTTGGCAAGGATAGCGGTACGCTGAAACTACTGGAAGTGAGCGAGGGCATCCGTAATAAATACCTGCAGCAATCGCAGGCTACATCGGTATCATTCCTGTTATCGGCCATGGCCATTGCCAACCAATGCGACCTGAACTATCGCCTGAGCAAAAACCAGCGATTGCAAGTTGAACTGGCCTTGTTGAAGATATGCCACCTGCCATCGGCCTTTAGTTTAGCCGCGATGCCCGAGGGGCAATTAAAAAAAAAACCTGATACCTCAGCAATAGCGCCGGTTTCTGAACAAAAAACGCCTGTTTCGGCACCGCCAGCTGTCCCTGTTACACAGGTACAGCAAACTGCTGCACCAATATCGCAGCCTGTAAGTGCCTCAGTTTCTTCTATGCCTGCGGCACAAACACAGCAAGCGCTTGCAACTCCTCCACCGGTGGAGAAGCCTAAGGTTTTTGTGCCTAATTCGGGTTCATCGTCCATGTCTATCAAGATCCCATCATTCAGCGATATGGGTAAGCAGGTGGAAGAAGAGGCCGCTAATGATGACGACCCGTACCTGAAAGGCACCGATAAGGAAAGCTTTACCTACGATGAATTTTTGAAATGCTGGGCCGATTATACAGCTAAACTAAAAAAGGATAATAAACCTACACTGGTTACCATATTTTCGGGCGATGCACCTAAGCAGTTAGGCCCGGTTGATTACGAGATAGCCGTGAGCACCAAAGCGCAGGAAGCAGCATTCCGCGAGGAAAAGCCAAACCTACTGAACTATATGCGTACCACACTAAAAAACTTCGACCTGACGGTGATTACCCGGGTAGATGAACATATGGTGAGCAAGCGCCCGTATACAGCGGTAGAGAAGTTTCAGCACATGGCCGCCAAAAACCCGCAACTGATGGAGTTGCGGAAGAAGTTTAATTTGGATGTAGAATAA
- a CDS encoding phospholipase D-like domain-containing protein: MFENRSNGAGFSVKAWRGDAKTLLAFNFANDTPVTNLAGFSICVKPGTKPDYYLLNNLTLAPGAHALVANEPANSTANAPIQKFRWLHVPGQFHQDEGVFYGNYTYTITPRYFDAAGLLKAIDTTLSVSVDIVVDRFSIDEVKLGFTRGFVQSQAFTRHFGKDADFRPVGKQLLFDTTVNAGTNAAGQSYTFQDEYEWSGFTARERIFEVINEVTADPSLSVDIFAYDLNEPDVCAAFIKLAAQGRIRMILDNAALHHPGKPEDDFTDQFKAAATGNAAIMRGKFGRYAHHKVFIVYKNAPHTAPQPVKVLTGSTNFSVTGMYVNSNHVLVFNNPQIAGAYAAVFAEAWKDKVSVSFNQSPLAEIASVFETGDAEPLTISFSPHPDDIAKNVLDEVANRVNAATSSVLFAVMDMAGGGSVYPALTHLHENQDIFSYGISDAPGAGTYLYKPGNKTGVLVGGKPGTTILPPPFNKERSISFGHQVHHKFIICDFNTDHAVVFCGSSNLAEGGEKANGDNLIRIANPDIATAFAIEAIGLVDHFDFRNAHAAPKKDTAKPAIKGEDNTTASKKAATHPATHTLNLYNNDSWAKRYFDPKDLHCTDRVLFG; this comes from the coding sequence ATGTTTGAAAACAGATCAAACGGTGCCGGCTTCTCGGTGAAAGCCTGGCGCGGAGATGCTAAAACCTTGCTTGCCTTTAATTTTGCTAATGACACACCCGTAACCAACCTGGCCGGGTTCTCCATTTGCGTAAAGCCCGGCACTAAGCCCGATTATTACCTTTTAAATAACCTTACCCTGGCACCGGGTGCCCATGCCCTTGTAGCTAATGAACCGGCAAACTCAACCGCCAACGCCCCTATTCAAAAATTCAGGTGGTTGCATGTGCCCGGTCAGTTTCACCAGGACGAAGGTGTTTTTTACGGCAATTATACCTATACCATCACCCCGCGATATTTTGACGCGGCAGGACTGCTCAAAGCTATCGATACCACACTCAGCGTTTCGGTTGATATTGTTGTAGATCGTTTTTCCATAGATGAGGTTAAACTGGGCTTTACCCGCGGTTTTGTGCAATCGCAGGCGTTTACACGCCACTTTGGCAAGGATGCCGATTTTCGCCCCGTCGGCAAACAGTTATTATTTGATACTACCGTTAATGCCGGCACCAATGCTGCCGGGCAATCATACACTTTCCAGGACGAATACGAATGGTCGGGTTTTACAGCGCGCGAGCGGATATTTGAGGTGATCAATGAAGTTACTGCCGACCCAAGCCTGTCGGTAGATATTTTCGCTTACGACCTGAACGAGCCTGATGTTTGCGCAGCTTTCATTAAACTGGCTGCCCAGGGCCGCATCCGGATGATACTGGATAACGCAGCCCTGCATCACCCCGGTAAACCGGAGGATGATTTTACCGATCAGTTTAAAGCAGCAGCTACCGGCAACGCCGCTATTATGCGCGGCAAGTTTGGCCGTTACGCACATCATAAGGTGTTTATTGTTTATAAAAACGCGCCACATACTGCACCGCAGCCGGTTAAAGTACTTACCGGCTCTACCAATTTTTCGGTTACGGGTATGTATGTTAACTCAAACCATGTGCTGGTGTTTAACAATCCGCAAATAGCCGGGGCATATGCCGCTGTGTTTGCCGAAGCCTGGAAAGACAAGGTAAGCGTAAGCTTCAATCAATCGCCACTGGCCGAAATAGCTTCGGTATTTGAAACCGGCGATGCGGAACCACTGACCATCAGTTTTTCGCCGCATCCCGACGATATCGCCAAAAACGTGCTTGATGAAGTGGCCAACCGGGTAAATGCCGCTACCAGCAGCGTGCTCTTCGCCGTGATGGATATGGCAGGCGGCGGATCGGTATACCCGGCATTAACCCACCTGCACGAAAACCAGGATATCTTTAGCTATGGCATATCCGATGCCCCGGGCGCGGGTACCTACCTGTATAAACCGGGCAATAAAACCGGCGTGCTGGTAGGTGGCAAGCCCGGCACCACCATACTACCGCCACCCTTTAATAAGGAACGCTCCATATCCTTCGGGCACCAGGTGCACCATAAGTTTATCATCTGCGATTTTAATACCGACCATGCCGTAGTTTTCTGCGGCTCATCAAACCTGGCCGAGGGCGGCGAAAAAGCAAACGGCGACAACCTGATCCGCATTGCCAACCCTGATATTGCTACAGCGTTTGCTATTGAAGCCATTGGTCTGGTAGATCATTTTGACTTCCGCAACGCGCATGCCGCACCTAAAAAAGACACCGCTAAACCAGCTATTAAAGGCGAGGATAATACAACCGCATCAAAAAAGGCCGCCACGCACCCTGCAACACATACGCTAAATCTTTATAATAACGATAGCTGGGCCAAACGCTATTTCGACCCTAAGGACCTGCATTGTACGGATAGGGTTTTGTTTGGGTAA
- a CDS encoding VOC family protein — protein MSDYKIPAQTRIGHVHLKVSDLQKSLDFYCGLLGFELMMKYGDQAAFISAGGYHHHIGLNTWQSKGAPPAPEFAPGLYHTAILFPGRKDLAVALKRLLDAGYPVTGASDHGVSEAIYLDDPDQNGVELYWDRPKEQWPVDENGKLTMFTRRLDVEGLLKLAE, from the coding sequence ATGAGCGATTACAAGATACCCGCGCAAACCCGCATCGGGCATGTGCACCTGAAAGTGAGCGATCTGCAAAAGTCGTTAGATTTTTATTGCGGCCTGCTGGGTTTTGAACTGATGATGAAGTATGGCGATCAGGCCGCTTTTATATCGGCCGGCGGCTACCACCACCACATCGGTCTGAACACCTGGCAAAGTAAAGGCGCCCCTCCGGCCCCCGAATTTGCGCCGGGTCTTTATCATACCGCCATCCTGTTTCCCGGGCGTAAGGATCTGGCCGTTGCCCTTAAACGCCTGCTGGATGCCGGTTACCCGGTAACCGGAGCGTCGGACCATGGCGTATCTGAAGCGATATACCTTGATGACCCCGACCAAAACGGTGTTGAACTTTACTGGGACCGCCCGAAGGAGCAATGGCCGGTTGACGAAAACGGTAAGCTTACAATGTTTACCCGCCGGTTGGATGTGGAGGGGTTGCTGAAACTGGCAGAGTAA